The following are encoded together in the Prionailurus viverrinus isolate Anna chromosome B3, UM_Priviv_1.0, whole genome shotgun sequence genome:
- the LOC125168542 gene encoding granzyme B(G,H) — protein sequence MQPLLLLLVFFLPSRAKAGEIIGGHEAKPHSRPYMAHLWIQNREVCSKCGGFLIQEKFVLTAAHCWGSSINVTLGAHNIKKQEKTQQIIPVRRAIPHPDYNPKNYSNDIMLLQLVKKAKLTAAVRPLGLPKGKDRVRPGQVCSVAGWGRVATGRYPDTLQEVELIMQEDQECKSRFPNYYNHKTQLCVGDPKEKKSSFQGDSGGPLLCNNVAQGIVSYGLKDRASPRVYTKVTSFLPWIKKTMRGLFRQEPDYLL from the exons ATGCAGCCTCTCCTGCTCCTACTggtctttttcctgccttctagGGCAAAGGCAG GGGAGATCATCGGGGGACATGAGGCCAAGCCCCACTCCCGGCCCTACATGGCACATCTGTGGATCCAGAATAGGGAGGTGTGCAGTAAGTGTGGTGGGTTCCTGATACAAGAGAAGTTCGTGCTGACAGCCGCTCACTGCTGGGGAAG CTCCATCAACGTCACCCTGGGGGCCCACAACATCAAGAAGCAGGAGAAGACCCAGCAGATCATCCCCGTGAGAAGAGCCATCCCCCACCCAGACTATAATCCAAAGAACTACTCCAACGACATCATGTTACTGCAG CTGGTGAAAAAGGCCAAGCTGACTGCAGCTGTGAGGCCCCTGGGCCTGCCCAAAGGCAAGGACCGGGTGAGGCCAGGACAGGTGTGCAGTGTGGCCGGCTGGGGACGGGTGGCCACGGGAAGATACCCAGACACACTGCAGGAGGTAGAGCTGATCATGCAGGAGGATCAGGAGTGCAAATCCCGCTTCCCCAATTATTACAACCACAAAACTCAGCTCTGCGTGGGAGACCCAAAGGAAAAGAAGTCTTCCTTTCAG GGGGACTCTGGGGGCCCTCTCCTGTGTAACAATGTGGCTCAGGGCATCGTCTCCTATGGACTAAAAGATAGGGCATCTCCACGGGTCTACACTAAAGTCACAAGTTTCCTGCCCTGGATAAAGAAAACGATGAGAGGCCTCTTCCGGCAGGAACCAGACTATTTGCTCTGA